A genomic window from Rattus norvegicus strain BN/NHsdMcwi chromosome 9, GRCr8, whole genome shotgun sequence includes:
- the LOC134480543 gene encoding uncharacterized protein LOC134480543 isoform X3 codes for MTVAGFPTDTAASQCPGKKPRPALPGDLVAWRLPGPLAGPRSGPQGQQAASRAGCTARAAESRLHVELPVLQSEHEMRMMAMQMMTNSISDAMERYKELIQVNSSYRIRHSQLLREQAQLKNNIQILLNEKRELLVEQTELPASSVETKRLCEEAGMNICDPSATQQQV; via the exons ATGACAGTGGCTGGGTTTCCAACAGACACTGCAGCCTCGCAGTGTCCAGGgaagaagcccaggccagccctgccaggggacctcgTGGCCTGGCGCTTGCCCGGACCCCTAGCCGGACCTcggtctggtccccagggacagcaagcagcaagcagggcgggctgcaccgccagagcagcagaatcaag gctgcatgtcgaattgccagtccttcaatctgaacatgagatgagaatgatggctatgcaaatgatgaccaactcaataagtgatgccatggagaggtacaaggagctcatacaagtgaacagttcctaccg catcaggcactcccagctcctgcgtgaacaagctcaattgaagaacaatatacagattttgctgaatgagaagagagaactgctggtggagcagactgaactgccagcatcctctgtggagacaaagaggctctgtgaagaggccggaatgaacatctgtgaccccagtgccacgcaacagcag gtctga
- the LOC134480543 gene encoding uncharacterized protein LOC134480543 isoform X1, with translation MFRQLLRLFRKESVDQGETAPGQREADPLSSETGRRKSFLGRLGFGRKASSQNVISKQEQCLKELEELKFEIQKCQFERDELYQILDLYIYDEWDHRLHVELPVLQSEHEMRMMAMQMMTNSISDAMERYKELIQVNSSYRIRHSQLLREQAQLKNNIQILLNEKRELLVEQTELPASSVETKRLCEEAGMNICDPSATQQQV, from the exons atgtttcgccagctgctcaggctatttcggaaggaaagtgttgatcaaggagagaccgcaccaggtcagagagaagctgaccccctctctagtgaaacaggaaggaggaaatcattcttgggaaggcttg gttttggtaggaaggcatcatcccaaaatgtcatcagtaagcaagagcagtgtctaaaggaactggaggaactcaaatttgaaatccagaagtgtcaattcgagagggatgaactttatcaaatcctggatctttatatctatgatgagtgggaccacag gctgcatgtcgaattgccagtccttcaatctgaacatgagatgagaatgatggctatgcaaatgatgaccaactcaataagtgatgccatggagaggtacaaggagctcatacaagtgaacagttcctaccg catcaggcactcccagctcctgcgtgaacaagctcaattgaagaacaatatacagattttgctgaatgagaagagagaactgctggtggagcagactgaactgccagcatcctctgtggagacaaagaggctctgtgaagaggccggaatgaacatctgtgaccccagtgccacgcaacagcag gtctga
- the LOC134480543 gene encoding uncharacterized protein LOC134480543 isoform X2, with amino-acid sequence MEAKSKAETEGTAIQSLPHMWPICIQPPKLGFGRKASSQNVISKQEQCLKELEELKFEIQKCQFERDELYQILDLYIYDEWDHRLHVELPVLQSEHEMRMMAMQMMTNSISDAMERYKELIQVNSSYRIRHSQLLREQAQLKNNIQILLNEKRELLVEQTELPASSVETKRLCEEAGMNICDPSATQQQV; translated from the exons atggaggccaaatctaaagcagagactgaaggaacagccattcagagtctgccccacatgtggcccatatgtatacagccaccaaaactag gttttggtaggaaggcatcatcccaaaatgtcatcagtaagcaagagcagtgtctaaaggaactggaggaactcaaatttgaaatccagaagtgtcaattcgagagggatgaactttatcaaatcctggatctttatatctatgatgagtgggaccacag gctgcatgtcgaattgccagtccttcaatctgaacatgagatgagaatgatggctatgcaaatgatgaccaactcaataagtgatgccatggagaggtacaaggagctcatacaagtgaacagttcctaccg catcaggcactcccagctcctgcgtgaacaagctcaattgaagaacaatatacagattttgctgaatgagaagagagaactgctggtggagcagactgaactgccagcatcctctgtggagacaaagaggctctgtgaagaggccggaatgaacatctgtgaccccagtgccacgcaacagcag gtctga